One Flavobacteriales bacterium DNA segment encodes these proteins:
- a CDS encoding SpoIIE family protein phosphatase → MKKLEHIFEAPLLKELQSFPVRHFKKGTVLIHEFSPVTAIPLLMEGTIEVTQTNHKQIETHIYDICPGQSCILSLIAGQNNQLSVGSGTVKDDCTVILVPPTITKKWFDQYSSWRNYIAELYNDRLNELIHNRNLVHEQTLQIQSQKEEITDNITYAKKVQNTLLQSTEQFILNVPNSCVLMQPRDILSGDFFWSRRLNDQLFFAVADCTGHGVSGAMISIVCYQALDEVIQQEPTLELGELLGLVRMRVQRLFETENAYHSEGMDISLCSMKIGSTTLAYSGANNSIYRITKNSKTSVELEKAFYDDQHLLLEYKADRQTIGKTSTPLPFTTQYISFEKGDSFYLTSDGLQDQFGGEKGKKLTKRRMKTMFLNCEKHLLKDRVTYLTNQLKKWQGEERQTDDILVVGIQTDI, encoded by the coding sequence ATGAAAAAATTAGAACATATTTTTGAAGCCCCATTACTTAAAGAACTGCAAAGTTTTCCTGTTCGACATTTTAAGAAAGGAACAGTATTAATTCATGAATTCTCACCTGTTACCGCCATTCCTTTGCTAATGGAGGGGACCATTGAGGTCACTCAAACGAATCATAAGCAAATAGAAACACATATCTATGATATTTGTCCTGGTCAAAGTTGTATTTTATCTTTAATTGCAGGACAAAACAACCAACTGAGTGTTGGTAGCGGAACAGTAAAAGATGACTGCACCGTTATTTTAGTTCCTCCAACAATAACAAAAAAATGGTTCGATCAATATTCTTCTTGGAGAAATTATATTGCTGAATTGTATAATGATAGACTGAACGAATTAATCCATAACAGAAACTTGGTTCATGAACAAACCCTTCAAATCCAATCGCAAAAGGAGGAAATAACCGATAATATTACTTACGCTAAAAAGGTTCAAAACACCTTATTGCAATCCACAGAGCAGTTTATATTAAACGTTCCCAATAGTTGTGTCTTGATGCAACCTAGAGATATTCTCTCTGGCGACTTTTTTTGGTCAAGACGCCTCAACGACCAACTCTTCTTTGCTGTTGCTGATTGCACTGGACATGGTGTTTCAGGAGCTATGATAAGTATTGTTTGTTATCAAGCCCTAGATGAAGTCATTCAGCAAGAACCGACGCTCGAATTAGGCGAACTCTTAGGCCTTGTAAGAATGAGGGTTCAACGTTTGTTTGAAACTGAAAACGCCTATCATAGTGAAGGCATGGATATTTCATTGTGTTCTATGAAAATTGGTTCTACCACATTAGCTTATAGTGGAGCCAATAATTCGATTTATAGAATAACAAAGAATAGCAAGACTTCAGTTGAATTAGAAAAGGCATTTTATGATGATCAACATCTTCTATTAGAGTATAAAGCTGATCGACAAACTATTGGAAAAACCTCTACTCCTTTACCATTTACCACTCAATATATTTCTTTTGAAAAAGGAGATTCATTTTATTTAACGAGTGATGGGTTACAGGATCAATTTGGGGGAGAGAAAGGCAAAAAACTCACTAAACGAAGAATGAAGACAATGTTTTTAAACTGTGAAAAACACCTACTAAAAGATCGAGTGACTTACTTAACCAATCAACTCAAAAAATGGCAAGGTGAAGAGCGTCAAACAGATGATATTTTAGTAGTTGGAATCCAAACAGACATTTAA
- the dnaX gene encoding DNA polymerase III subunit gamma/tau: protein MAEDQFIVSARKYRPSTWESVVGQSNITDTLQHAIDTGHLASAYLFCGPRGVGKTTCARIFAKTINQQEGGDLEEDFSFNVFELDAASNNSVDDIRSITDQVRIPPQTGKYKVYIIDEVHMLSQAAFNAFLKTLEEPPPHAIFILATTEKHKIIPTILSRCQVYDFNRITIKDIANHLSWIAEQENIKAEPDALHVIAEKADGALRDALSIFDQIVSYCDDNITYDAVIKNLNILDYEYYFKLTDALLGNKIHEALLVFDEILDNGFDGHNFIVGLGGHFRNLLVCKDAITLRLLEVGDNIKLKYKEQSASASAHFLVDALKITGDADVHFKAAKNKRLHVELAIMKLSSLTAIEGQKKK from the coding sequence ATGGCAGAAGATCAATTCATAGTATCAGCAAGGAAATATAGACCATCGACATGGGAAAGTGTTGTAGGGCAGTCGAATATTACGGATACACTTCAACATGCAATTGATACTGGTCATTTAGCTTCGGCTTATTTATTTTGTGGTCCTAGAGGAGTAGGAAAGACGACTTGCGCTAGAATCTTTGCAAAAACAATCAATCAACAAGAGGGAGGAGATTTAGAAGAAGACTTTTCATTTAATGTCTTTGAATTGGATGCGGCTTCAAATAACTCTGTTGATGATATTCGATCAATTACAGATCAGGTTAGAATACCACCGCAAACAGGTAAATACAAAGTCTATATCATTGATGAGGTTCACATGTTATCTCAAGCAGCTTTTAATGCTTTCTTAAAAACATTAGAAGAGCCGCCTCCACATGCGATATTTATTTTAGCTACTACAGAGAAGCATAAAATTATTCCTACGATATTATCACGTTGCCAAGTTTATGACTTTAATCGTATTACGATCAAAGACATTGCCAATCATTTGAGTTGGATTGCTGAGCAAGAAAATATCAAGGCAGAACCAGATGCACTGCATGTCATTGCTGAAAAGGCTGATGGGGCACTAAGAGATGCTCTTTCTATTTTTGATCAAATTGTAAGTTATTGTGACGACAATATAACCTATGATGCAGTAATTAAAAATTTGAATATTCTAGATTATGAATATTACTTTAAATTAACTGATGCTTTATTAGGTAATAAGATTCATGAAGCTTTATTAGTTTTCGATGAAATTCTAGACAATGGTTTTGATGGCCATAATTTTATTGTAGGTTTAGGTGGACATTTTAGAAATTTATTAGTTTGTAAAGATGCCATTACACTCAGACTATTAGAAGTTGGGGATAATATCAAGTTAAAGTATAAAGAACAGTCAGCAAGTGCATCAGCGCACTTTTTGGTGGATGCCTTAAAAATAACAGGAGATGCTGATGTTCATTTTAAAGCAGCTAAAAACAAACGACTTCATGTTGAATTGGCTATCATGAAATTAAGCTCTCTAACTGCCATAGAGGGTCAAAAAAAAAAGTAA